A section of the Lepus europaeus isolate LE1 chromosome 10, mLepTim1.pri, whole genome shotgun sequence genome encodes:
- the RABL2B gene encoding rab-like protein 2B isoform X2: MAGDKTEPSELDQEKYDADDNVKIICLGDSAVGKSKLMERFLMDGFQPQQLSTYALTLYKHTATVGGRTILVDFWDTAGQERFQSMHASYYHKAHACIMVFDVQRRITYKNLSTWYAELREYRPKIPCIVVANKIDDIKVTQKSFNFAKKFSLPLYFVSAADGTNVVKLFSDAIQLAVNYKQTSPDFMDEVLQELENFTLEEKEENMPDQEQSGSLGSPSSS; the protein is encoded by the exons atggcaggagacaAAACCGAACCCAGTGAGCTGGACCAAGAGAAGTACGATGCTGATGACAACGTGAAGATCATCTGTCTGGGGGACAGCGCCGTGGGAAAGTCCAA ACTCATGGAGAGATTCCTCATGGATGGATT TCAGCCACAGCAGCTGTCCACGTACGCCTTGACCCTGTACAAACACACAGCCACAGTGGGCGGCAGGACCATCCTCGTGG ACTTTTGGGACACAGCAGGCCAGGAGCGGTTCCAGAGCATGCATGCCTCCTACTACCACAAGGCCCATGCCTGTATCATG GTGTTCGATGTGCAGAGGAGAATCACCTATAAGAACCTGAGCACCTGGTATGCCGAGCTTCGGGAGTACAGGCCAAAGATCCCGTGCATCGTAGTGGCCAATAAAATTGATG ACATAAAAGTGACCCAGAAAAGCTTCAATTTTGCAAAGAAATTCTCTCTACCCCTGTATTTTGTCTCAGCTGCTGATGGCACCAATGTCGTGAAG CTCTTCAGTGATGCAATTCAGTTAGCTGTGAACTACAAACAGACCTCCCCGGACTTCATGGATGAAGTTTTGCAAGAGCTTGAG AACTTCACgctggaagagaaggaggagaataTGCCAGACCAAGAACAGAGTGGCAGCCTCGGGAGCCCCTCTTCCTCCTGA
- the RABL2B gene encoding rab-like protein 2B isoform X1 yields the protein MAGDKTEPSELDQEKYDADDNVKIICLGDSAVGKSKLMERFLMDGFQPQQLSTYALTLYKHTATVGGRTILVDFWDTAGQERFQSMHASYYHKAHACIMVFDVQRRITYKNLSTWYAELREYRPKIPCIVVANKIDADIKVTQKSFNFAKKFSLPLYFVSAADGTNVVKLFSDAIQLAVNYKQTSPDFMDEVLQELENFTLEEKEENMPDQEQSGSLGSPSSS from the exons atggcaggagacaAAACCGAACCCAGTGAGCTGGACCAAGAGAAGTACGATGCTGATGACAACGTGAAGATCATCTGTCTGGGGGACAGCGCCGTGGGAAAGTCCAA ACTCATGGAGAGATTCCTCATGGATGGATT TCAGCCACAGCAGCTGTCCACGTACGCCTTGACCCTGTACAAACACACAGCCACAGTGGGCGGCAGGACCATCCTCGTGG ACTTTTGGGACACAGCAGGCCAGGAGCGGTTCCAGAGCATGCATGCCTCCTACTACCACAAGGCCCATGCCTGTATCATG GTGTTCGATGTGCAGAGGAGAATCACCTATAAGAACCTGAGCACCTGGTATGCCGAGCTTCGGGAGTACAGGCCAAAGATCCCGTGCATCGTAGTGGCCAATAAAATTGATG CAGACATAAAAGTGACCCAGAAAAGCTTCAATTTTGCAAAGAAATTCTCTCTACCCCTGTATTTTGTCTCAGCTGCTGATGGCACCAATGTCGTGAAG CTCTTCAGTGATGCAATTCAGTTAGCTGTGAACTACAAACAGACCTCCCCGGACTTCATGGATGAAGTTTTGCAAGAGCTTGAG AACTTCACgctggaagagaaggaggagaataTGCCAGACCAAGAACAGAGTGGCAGCCTCGGGAGCCCCTCTTCCTCCTGA